The region ACAGCCCGTAAGCGGCCCCAACGGAGCCGGAGAGACGCGCGTTCTGGGCCCGATCTATCCTTTCGGCCACGGACTCAGCTACACGACTTTCGCTTACTCCGACCTGCAGGTATCCCCGAAAGAGAACCATGCGGGCGGCAAATTCACGGTAACGGTGAAGGTAACCAACACGGGCGACCGTCAGGGCGACGAGGTGGTGCAGCTCTACGTGACCGACAAGGTAAGCAGCGTGGTCACCTACACCTCCGTACTGCGGGGATTCGAACGCGTATCGCTCGCCCCGGGAGAGACCCGTACGGTCACTTTCGAGCTGCATCCGTCCCACCTGCAGCTGCTCGACCGGAACATGAACTGGACGGTGGAGCCGGGCCGGTTCGACATCATGGTCGGAGCGTCGAGCGAAGACATCCGGCTGAAAGAGACGGTCACGGTCCTGTAACGGTCCTTTCCCTATTTTCCATAGCCTCCGCAGCTCTCTGCGGAGGCTTTTTTATCCGGACGGCTCCGGTTCTTCGTTTTCCCCGCTCCGATTTCCGGGAAAAAACGTATTTTTGTAGAGGGACGGACCGACCCGTCCCCTCACACCTACCCTGACCAACCGGAAAACGACGTATGAAAACGACGCTCAAATCCTTTCTGCTGTTCACCCTGCTCCTCGCGGCATGCGGCCGCACGACCGATTCGGAACCGGCCTACCTCGACCCGTCGCTCCCTGCGGAGACCCGTGTAGAGGACCTTCTCCTGCGGATGACCCTCGAAGAGAAGGTCGGGCAGATGTGCCAGTATGTGGGAATCGAACATATCCTGGACGCCGAAAGGCGCCGGAACGAAAACCTCGCGCAGAACGAGGACGCTTACGCATTCTACCCCGGTCTCGGCACCGCAGACCTCGAAAGGCTCGTGACCGAAGGCCGGATCGGCTCGTTCCTGCACGTAGTCTCGCCCGCCGAAGCCAACAGGCTGCAGACACTCGCCCGGCAGAGCCGGCTGAAAATCCCCCTGCTGATCGGTATCGACGCCATCCACGGCAACGGCATGGTGAGCGGCTGCACGGTCTACCCCAGCCAGATGGGCATGTCCTGCACGTGGAGCCCCGCGCTGGTGGAGGAGGCAGCCCGGCAGACCGCCCTCGAAATGCGTGCCACCGGATCGCAGTGGGCCTTCTCACCCAATCTCGACATCGCACGGGACGCCCGGTGGGGCCGCACGGGAGAGACCTTCGGCGAAGACCCGCTGCTGGTCGCCGAGATGGGGGCGGCCATGATCCGCGGATTGCAGGGCGATGACCTGAAAGGAGGGGTGCTCGCCTGCGCCAAACATCTGGTGGGAGGGAGCGAACCGATCAACGGGCTGAACGTCGCCCCGACCGACCTGTCGGAACGGACCCTGCTCGAAGTCTATCTGCCGCCCTACAAGGCTGCCGTGGAGGCCGGGGCCTGCACCTTCATGCCTGCCCACAACGAAATCAACGGAGTGCCCTGCCACGCCCACCGCTACCTGATGAACGATCTGGTCCGCGAGGCGTGGGGATTCGAAGGCTTCTACGTGAGCGACTTCCTGGACATCGAACGACTGGCGGAGGTCCACCGCGTGGCGGCGTCGCAGAAGGAGGCGGTCTACAAGACCGTACGGGCCGGCATGGACATGCACATGCACGGTCCCGGTTTCGCCGAACCGCTGCTCGAACTGGTCCGCGAAGGGAAAATCTCCGAAAAACGGATCGACGAATCGGTCCGGCGGATTCTCTCGGCCAAATTCCGGCTGGGCCTCTTCGAACAGCCGCTGGCCGACACCGCGGCCATGGCCTCGCAGGTGTTCACCGAAGAGCACCGGGCCCATTCGCTCGACATGGCCCGCAAGTCGATCGTCCTGCTCAAGAACGAAAACGGTATCCTGCCGCTCGACGCGAAAAAATACCGGAAAATCCTCGTCACGGGTCCCAATGCCGACAGCCAGTCGCTGCTGGGCGACTGGAGCCTGCTCCAACCCGACGACCGTGTCACGACCATCGTGGAGGGAATGCGGGAACAATCGCCCGAAGGGGTGCGGATCGACTTTCTGGACATGGGCACCTCCATCCCGGGCATGAAGCGGGAGAAGGTGGAGGAAGCGGCCCGGATCGCCTCCGGGTACGACCTGGTGGTGCTCTGCCTGGGCGAATGTTCGCTCCGCTACCGGGGCAGGGACCAGACCGCCGGGGAGAACGTGGACCGCGACGACATCCGCCTGCCGGGACTGCAGCCCCGGCTGCTGGAAGCCGTCCACCGGAGCGGCACACCGGTCGTAGGCGTGGTGGTGAATGCCCGGCCGCTCGACTTCACGTACATGAAGGAACATATTCCGGCGATCGTCGAAGCATGGGAGCCGGGCAGTTTCGGAGGGCAGGCCGTCGCCGAAATCCTCTGGGGCAAGGTGAATCCCAGCGGCAAACTCACGGTCAGCTTCCCCCGCAACGTGGGACAGATTCCCGTCTTCTACAACCGGAAGCCGTCCCAGTACGTCCGCCGCTATTTCCGCAGCCCCCACGGAGCCGTGTACGAATTCGGCGAAGGGCTCAGCTACACGACCTACGCCTACACCGGGCTGAAGATCGACCGGACGACCGTCGAAGCGGACGAGACGGTGACCGTTTCGGTCGATGTACAAAACACGGGCGACCGGGCGGGTGAAGAGATCGTCCAGCTGTACCTCAACGCTCCTGTCAGCGACGTCACGCGTCCGATCAAAGAGCTCAAGGGATTCCGCCGCATCGCGCTGGAGCCGGGCGAGAAACGGACGGTCACCTTCACCCTCACCCCCGAAATGATGGAGACCTACGACCTCTACCTGAACCGGTCGGTCGAACCGGGCCTGTTCCGGGTCTTGATCGGCCCTTCGTCCCGGACCTCCGACCTACTCGAAGGGAGTTTCGAGGTGATCTGACCGCAGCGAGGAAACCGCATGTGAATCCGAAGGCCGGAGATGCGCAATCCGGCACCCGTCTTACGGACGGCCGCTTTTTTTCCTCCCGGTCCGACGGAATTCGGAATATATTTGTATCATTGTTGCAAGATATGTATGCACAACCAATAAAGACCGGATTATGAAACTGACATCCATTCGAGACACCTACACGCTCGCCAACGGGAAGAAAATCC is a window of Gallalistipes aquisgranensis DNA encoding:
- a CDS encoding glycoside hydrolase family 3 N-terminal domain-containing protein — translated: MKTTLKSFLLFTLLLAACGRTTDSEPAYLDPSLPAETRVEDLLLRMTLEEKVGQMCQYVGIEHILDAERRRNENLAQNEDAYAFYPGLGTADLERLVTEGRIGSFLHVVSPAEANRLQTLARQSRLKIPLLIGIDAIHGNGMVSGCTVYPSQMGMSCTWSPALVEEAARQTALEMRATGSQWAFSPNLDIARDARWGRTGETFGEDPLLVAEMGAAMIRGLQGDDLKGGVLACAKHLVGGSEPINGLNVAPTDLSERTLLEVYLPPYKAAVEAGACTFMPAHNEINGVPCHAHRYLMNDLVREAWGFEGFYVSDFLDIERLAEVHRVAASQKEAVYKTVRAGMDMHMHGPGFAEPLLELVREGKISEKRIDESVRRILSAKFRLGLFEQPLADTAAMASQVFTEEHRAHSLDMARKSIVLLKNENGILPLDAKKYRKILVTGPNADSQSLLGDWSLLQPDDRVTTIVEGMREQSPEGVRIDFLDMGTSIPGMKREKVEEAARIASGYDLVVLCLGECSLRYRGRDQTAGENVDRDDIRLPGLQPRLLEAVHRSGTPVVGVVVNARPLDFTYMKEHIPAIVEAWEPGSFGGQAVAEILWGKVNPSGKLTVSFPRNVGQIPVFYNRKPSQYVRRYFRSPHGAVYEFGEGLSYTTYAYTGLKIDRTTVEADETVTVSVDVQNTGDRAGEEIVQLYLNAPVSDVTRPIKELKGFRRIALEPGEKRTVTFTLTPEMMETYDLYLNRSVEPGLFRVLIGPSSRTSDLLEGSFEVI